TCTCCGGGAAGACGGTGGCGGTGATCGGCTCCGGACCCACCGGACTGGCCGCGGCGCAGCAGCTGACCCGTGCCGGGCACACGGTCGCCGTCTACGAGAAGGACGACCGGATCGGCGGCCTGATGCGGTACGGCATTCCCGAGTTCAAGCTGGAGAAGCGCCATCTGGAGCGGCGGATCGAGCAGATGCGGGCGGAGGGCACGAAGTTCCGTACGTCGACGACGATCGGGCGGGATGTCATGGCCGCGGATCTGCGGACCCGCTACGACGCCGTGGTGATCGCCACGGGGGCCACCGAGTGGCGGGAACTGCACGTTCCGGGGCGGGAGTTGACCGGTATCCATCAGGCGATGGAGTACCTGCCGCTGGCCAACCGGGTGTGCGAGGGGGATCTGGAGTCCTCCCCGATGTCGGCCGCCGGACGGCACGTCGTCATCGTCGGCGGCGGTGACACGGGAGCGGACTGTCTGGGCACGGCGGTGCGGGAAGGCGCCGCGTCCGTGACCCAGCTGGACATCTATGCGCAGCCCGGCGCGGAGCGCGACGAGGACGTGGACCCCTGGCCGACGTATCCGAAGCTCTATCGGCTGTCGGCGGCGCACGAGGAGGCGCGTGACCTGGAGTCCGCGCCGGCGGCGGACGCGGACGCGCGCCTGTTCGCGGCGTCCACGCTCCGTTTCACCGGCGACGAGAGCGGGCATGTGCGGTCGCTGCATCTCGTCGAGGTCGACGCGCGGCGGCGGCCGGTGGCGGACACCGGCCGGGCGCTGCCCGCCGACCTCGTGCTGCTCGCCCTCGGCTTCTCCGGGCCCGACCGGGAGGACGGGCTCGTGGAGCAGCTCGGGCTGGCGCTGGATCCGCGCGGCACGATCGCCCGGGACGGCGGCTTCGCGACGAACGTCCCCGGGGTGTTCGCCGCGGGGGACGCGGCGCGCGGGCAGTCGTTGATCGTCTGGGCGATCGCGGAGGGGCGGGCGGTGGCGGCGGCCGTCGACCGTCATCTGACGGGGAGTTCCCGACTGCCGACGCCGATCGGGCCGTACGACCGTCCCATGACCGTGTAGGAGACATGGAGGCCCGGGTTCACCAAGGCGAGGAGGCGCGGGTTCACCCAGGCGAGGAGGCCCGGGTTCACCCAGACATGGAGGCCCGGGTTCGCCCAGGCGAGGAGGCCCGGATCCGCAGAGGCCGGAGGCCCGCGGAGACCCAGGGCCTGCGTTCAGCGGCGTTCGTCCGTCCCTGCGACCTTCCCCGTCGCCAGGGCCACCCGGTTCCAGGTGTTGATCGTGCAGATCAGGGCCAGCACCTGGGCCAGTTCCTGGTCGTCGAAGCGGGCGGCGGCCTCGGCGTAGACGTCGTCGGGGACTCCCGCGTCGGCCACCAGGGTGACCGCTTCCGTCAGGGCCAGGGCGGCCTGTTCCTTCTCGGTGAAGAAGTGGCGGGCCTCGCGCCAGACGGCGACGAGGTGCAGCCGGTCCTCGCTCTCGCCGGCCTTGCGGGCGTCGCCCGTGTGCATGTGCAGGCAGTAGGCGCAGTGGTTGAGGTGCGAGGCGCGGATCTGGATCAGTTCGACGAGGGCCGGGTCGAGGCCCTCGCGTGCGGCGGCGTCGAAGCCGATGAGGGCGCGGAAGGCCTTCCTGGCGGACTTCCCGAAGTCCAGCCGGGTCCGCGCGGCCTCGGCGGCGGCGATCGCCGCGGCGGGAGCGGCGGTCGTAGCAGCAGTCGCAGAAGTCGCAGAAGCGGTCGTAGCAGCGGCGTTCGTCGTGTCGATCGTGTTCGTCGTGTCGATCGTGTTCGTCGTCATGTCCTTCAACCTACGGGCCTGAAAGACCCCCTGTAGGGTGCATTTCCATGGTGGAATCGTGGGTCAATTCCGCGGAGCGGATCGGTGTCGATCTGCATCTGGAGCGTCTGGAGCTGTCTGGACCCGGGGGGCGTCGGGCCGCGCTCATCCGGGCGTTGCGGGAGGCGGTGCGCGACGGGCGGCTCGCTGCGGGTACGCGACTGCCGCCGTACCGGTCGCTCGCCGCCGACCTCAGCGTCGCCCGCAACACGGTCGCCGACGCGTACGCCGAACTCGTCGCGGAGGGCTGGCTGACCGCCCGTCAAGGCTCTGGTACACGGGTCGCCGAGCGGGCCGAACCGCTGCGCCCCGCCGACCGTGTCCCCGTAAAGGCGCCTCTACGCGCGCGTGGCCCGCTGCATGACCTGAGGCAGGGCACTCCGGACGCGTCGGCGTTCCCTCGGGCGGCCTGGCTGGCCTCCTACCGGCGGGCTCTGCAGCAGGCGCCGAACGAGGTGTTCGGGCCGGGCGACCCGGCCGGGCGCCGTGAACTGCGCGAGGCGCTGACCGAGTATCTGGCACGCGTGCGTGGGGT
This window of the Streptomyces sp. NBC_01275 genome carries:
- a CDS encoding glutamate synthase subunit beta — its product is MADPKGFMTTPRRDWPRRPVEERVRDWDEVYVPGALLPLISKQADRCMDCGIPFCHDACPLGNLIPEWNDLVSREDWRAASDRLHATNNFPEFTGRLCPAPCEAGCVLAINQPAVTIKNVEVAIADRAWADGFAPPRPPDRLSGKTVAVIGSGPTGLAAAQQLTRAGHTVAVYEKDDRIGGLMRYGIPEFKLEKRHLERRIEQMRAEGTKFRTSTTIGRDVMAADLRTRYDAVVIATGATEWRELHVPGRELTGIHQAMEYLPLANRVCEGDLESSPMSAAGRHVVIVGGGDTGADCLGTAVREGAASVTQLDIYAQPGAERDEDVDPWPTYPKLYRLSAAHEEARDLESAPAADADARLFAASTLRFTGDESGHVRSLHLVEVDARRRPVADTGRALPADLVLLALGFSGPDREDGLVEQLGLALDPRGTIARDGGFATNVPGVFAAGDAARGQSLIVWAIAEGRAVAAAVDRHLTGSSRLPTPIGPYDRPMTV
- a CDS encoding carboxymuconolactone decarboxylase family protein, whose product is MTTNTIDTTNTIDTTNAAATTASATSATAATTAAPAAAIAAAEAARTRLDFGKSARKAFRALIGFDAAAREGLDPALVELIQIRASHLNHCAYCLHMHTGDARKAGESEDRLHLVAVWREARHFFTEKEQAALALTEAVTLVADAGVPDDVYAEAAARFDDQELAQVLALICTINTWNRVALATGKVAGTDERR